CCTATGCAAGAGAGCCAGAGCAATGTCAAGTTCGTCCAGGATACATCCAAATTCTGGTATAAGCCACACCTGTCCCGTGACCAAGGTGAGAAGCcagcctgtccccacccccctccaagGCTCTGTCTGGAGTCTGTCCTTCCGGTTGTGCCTTTTTCCTGTCTCAGCGGGTCTCCTGTGCGTCAAACCTCTCCCTAGCAGGTGATTCCGGGCTCAGGCCCAACCATGTCTAACACTGTTGCTCCCCCATGGccttgaccccccccccacccatggTATCCAAGGCGTTGGCGCCACCTCTGGCTCTTAGGGCCAGAGGCCTGGGGAACTTGCCCAACAGAGTGGAGGGGCTGCATGGGGCTTGGTCAGCCGCTCTAACTACTCCTGTCTCCGCCAGCCATAGCCCTGCTGAAGGACAAGGACCCTGGGGCCTTCCTGATCAGGGACAGCCATTCATTCCAAGGAGCCTATGGGCTAGCTCTCAAGGTGGCTACGCCCCCACCCAGTGCCCAGCCCTGGAAAGGTACAAAGTGGCCAGaacctggggggcggggaggtagCAGAGGCAAGACAAGGCGGGGTGGGCCCTGTCACGTCTCagtggggagaggcaggaaaTGACCTCCCTTGCTCTGGAAAGAATCCCAGGGGAGAAGCAGGACCTGGAGTCTGAGAAAGCCTTCCTCTTGTCTTCCTTCAGGGGACCCCTCGGAACAGCTGGTCCGCCACTTTCTCATTGAGACTGGACCCAAAGGCGTGAAGATCAAGGGCTGTCCCAGCGAGCCCTACTTTGGTGAGATGCGGGGGCCAGGAGGGCTGCACCGGGCTggctcagggaggccaggggctgtcaggagggaggaggaggtagaCTGGGCGTTATCTGCAGGCACCTCAggacctctctctcctctcccggCAGGGAGCCTGTCGGCCCTGGTGTCCCAGCACTCCATCTCCCCGCTGTCCCTGCCCTGCTGCCTGCGCATCCCTAGCAAAGGTGGGTGTCTTGTCATCTGtcctcccacctctccccaccctctgcagCCAAAGGCAGAATCCTCAGGGCCCCGCCCTccgcctgcctgccttccccccGGCGGCAGAGGGCGCTCTCCAGCCCCTAGGAATGCCACTCCCTGCTGACCCCTCTTTCCCTCAGATCCCCTGGAGGAGGCCCCAGAGGCCCCAGTGCCCACCAACATGAGCACGGCGGCAGACCTCCTGCGTCAGGGCGCCGGTAGGGgccgctccctcctcccccccaacccTGGGGACCAAGGCGGGGGCATTCTGATACTGGCACAGGGCACTGAAAGGCCTTAAAGTGACTGGGCCCTGGCAGATACCATGAAGGCAGGGGAGCCCCGAGTTTGTGGGTGTAGGTGGGAAAGGGGGTCCTCAGTCTAGGCTCCAAGGGCAGGGGGCTTGTTAGagtgcagattctcaggcctCATTCCAGATCTGGGGGAGGTCTTAGAATCACAGAATCTGCCTTTTTGGCAGGTTGCCTATGTGATGAATGCATTTTGAGCAGCACCAGCTGGACAGAGTGCAAGAGctggtggggtgggatgggggcaaCAGAAGGTagatggcgggggcggggggggtgctgGCAGAACCGCTGCTCCCTTCCAACCCACTCATTGCCCCTGAAGCCTGCAGTGTGCTCTACCTGACCTCAGTGGAGACCGAGTCGCTGACGGGCCCCCAGGCGGTGGCGCGGGCCAGCTCAGCAGCtctgagctgcagcccccggccaaCACCAGCCATTGTCCACTTCAAGGTCTCAGCGCAGGGCATCACGCTGACAGACAACCAAAGGAAGTGAGTATGTGTACCGAGCCCTGGGGAGCCCTGGGTGTAGACCCTGGGGGCCCCAATTTCTGGATGCGACTTTCCCCTTCCGCCCCCGCGCAGGCTCTTCTTTCGCCGCCATTACCCAGTGAACAGCATCACCTTCTCCAGCACCGACCCTCAGGACCGGAGGTGACCCCCCAACCCTCTCCTCCTGCAGCCCCGTAGCCCCCTCGGGCGCCACAGAGTTCCCAACCCAGCTCCTCCTGCGGTAGCTATTCCCCAAGGTCATTCCTTCACGGTTCTTCTCCTTCTGCAGATGGACCAACCCCGACGGGACCACCTCCAAGTAAGCCTCGCTGGGAGCGcagtctcccctccccagcatggcaTCAAGgcgcctccccctgccccaaccctGGCGCGGCAGTCCCTTAGAGAAGGGACGctgagcccctccccaccctgtctTTGCACCCCCAGGATCTTTGGTTTCGTGGCCAAGAAGCCGGGAAGCCCCTGGGAGAATGTGTGTCACCTCTTTGCAGAGCTTGACCCAGATCAGCCCGCAGACGCCATTGTCACCTTCATCACCAAAGTTCTACTGGGCCAGAGAAAATGAAGGCAAGCCCACAAGCTCCGAGCCCACGTTGACACTGCGCCCCTCTCAACGCCCCACAGCCCTCACTTCCCCTGCCTGGTCCCAGGAAACCCGGGaaccagcccctcccctgggaatGGGGAGTGGACACCGGGCCTGGGACACTgctctccttccctgcccccagcctgctAAGCCAAGCGGACGGGCCTATGAAATGACCTTGCAAGTGAGCAGATGGCAGAGATGGGTGTGTGAAGGGTGAGGAGGCATCAGCAGTGGAGCCGTGGAGGGGATCAGGGCAGCCCCACCTGCAGGGGAACATCAGTGCTGGAGGGGAGCCAGGCCCTGCCAGCGCCACCCGGCGGCAGGTCCCTGcatggcagggaggaggaggggcggagCAAGGCACTCCCTTCTCCGTGTCCCCTCTGAGCAGAGAGATCAGAGATCGGAGTGGGATCACATGAaatggggggagaaaaagagtCTATTTTTGTCTAATAATAAAGAGTTCCTATAATGTTTAGTTGAAGCTAGAGTCGCCTTGTTCCCAGGAAGGTCAAACCTGTGGGTGTCTTCGGGGCACCCTGTGCTTCTCAGGGCTCCCTGGCCCAAGCCAGGTGGAACACACACAGCCCCTCTCCCTGGCACCACACTGGTCCGTGTGTCCCTGGTGAGCAAGCTCCCTGGGCTGTCCCCCACTCCAGCCCTGTCCCTAGCCCCATGGACTGGGAAGGAGTCCCCTGTCCCCACTGTACTGGTAAATATGGAAACTCCATCTTTATTGGCGGTATAAACATCTCTGGTCTGTACATACATTTCATACATCATAGTGCAGGGCCTGAAGGGGGGGCCAAAGGGGAGGCCCCAGCAGCACAGCAGCTCAGCCTTTCCTCCAAAGCCCTGCCCACTCTGTGCAAACCCAAGGCCAACtgctcctgctccctctccctcccagaaGTCACTGTatgggctggggccagggctcaAGGGGGTAGGAGACAGGAGGGCTTGGTGGCAGAGGACACATGTAAGTGCTAGAATCAAAACACTGAAGCAAAACAGGCAAGTGGCAGAGGCAGCAAGCGGGACGGGGAGCGCAGGGCTGTGGCCTTGGGCTCCCTTGAGGGCTCTGGGGTCTTGTCCGCACCATGTGGGAGGGACAGGCTCTGGGGTCTCAGCCTGCACCCCCAGGAACTAGAAACAAGGGTGCCATGGGTGGGCTGAGGAGGACAAGGGGGAAACAGGAGCAAAGGCCCAGGACCCCACCTGACAGCCCCTCTCTCACCCCATCGGACACGGCACGGGCACCACCTATGTACGCACAGCTTGGGGGAGACACGGGTTCCCAGGGGGACTGAGGTGCCTGGGCTGGCAGTGAGCAGGGAGGTGGCTTTTGGAGGAAGGAACAGAGACCCCTTGAGTAGTCGTCTCGGGACAGCAGTCACTGGAAGGAGccaggcccccacccccccaccagccCCGCCAGGGGGATGACAGCAGCAACTGGTTCACAGGACGAGGACAGGGATGGGAAAGAAGGTGCGAGGAGAAATACTGTGGTACCGGGAGGAGCTGTCCTGCTCCACCCTCTGTCAAGCCTCGTGCCCAATAGCAGCTGAGACAGGCGCTCACTCCCCCGACTCACGCAGGCCAGTGCAGGAGGGGGATGGGGGGGCCCACTGGCCAAAGCCCGGGGCACCCACCCACAGAGCACCACCATTCTTTGGGCCTGTTCCTGTCTAACCAGGGACTCTCACCCGGGGACTGATGCCAGGGCAGCACCTGGTCAGAAACACGGGCACGGGGGAGCCTGGCAGGGGCCTGACACAGAGCAGAGGGACTGCGTACCCCCTGGGCCTGCTGGGTAAGCAGATCCTCAGGGAGTCAGGAACCGGGGACCTGGTTCtgcaaagggagaggggagggaggggggacggCCCGGGAAGGAGGCCCTAGCCGCTCAGGGGGTGCAGGTCCACTTTGACCTTCTCTCCACAGCTCAGCATCCCAATGGTGGGGAAGAAGCCCCCAGAAGGGACAACAGCATCCTTCTTCCCAATGATCTTGCCGTTCCGAGTGAAGAAAACCTGAGAGTGGAGATGAGTAGGAGAGTGGGCCAGGCAGGCTTTGGCCTCTCCTCTGAGGAGGCAGGAGCTACGCAGGCCTGAACCCCATAGCTCCCCACTCCCACCATGGCCAGGGGAGACACGGGGTAATGCACGAGGTGCCCACACGAGGGCGTCCTGAGGCTGGAAACCAGTCTCCGCCTCAGAGGCCAGGGgcccacagcagcaccagacctaccccagcccctgcccctgcccctgcccctgcccctgggggctCCACTTTCTAGTTTGCACCCACCCTCGCTCAGGCCCAAGACCCCCACAGGCCAACCCCAGACCCACCCAACTCACCACCACCTTCTTGCCCTCGTGCTCCTGCTCTATCTCTTCCccatcatcttcctcttcctcttcctcctcttcctcttccccttcctggtGCAGGTACATGACGTTCCGGACATTCCGGACAGCTCGGGCAGTTGGGGACAGGATCACTGTGTCACAACTGTCATCACTGTCACCTAGGAGACCAGGAGACCCTGAGCTCCTGGGGTACTGCCCCCGCCCTCTGCCCGACCAGCCTGGttggccaccccccaccccccactcacCCTCACTGTCCAGAATGTAGTCCCGGGGGAACATGATGCCACAGCCCATAATGTCCCCTTTGTAACAGCGCGGCCCAAAGGGGTCCCCCACGCCACTGCCATGGAAGATCTTCCCGTCATCtgttggagggaggggagaggacacGCACTTGAAGGGGGGCTGACACCCTACACCCCCTGGAGCAGCCTCTGCTTGAAGCTGaatcttccttccctcctctgtccccgaggaagggaggaggcaagGCGACCCAGAGAGAAGTGGGACGAGGGCACCCAATTCTAAAGAGACATCACTCTGTCCCCTCAAAGGGCTAAGGGGGAGACTCCCTCAGGCGCTGGTCAGAGAGGGGACAGGGCCTcggaggggagggagaggtgggactAGGAACCTATGGCTCGTCCTTTCTAAAGAAAGCCGCAAAGGAACTCAAGCCGAtcgaaaaaagaaaatgcagaatctGCAGGAAGGGTACAGAGGGAGCCAACTCAGAGGCCTGGAATGTCCAGTTCGGGCCCAGGTCCCCCGCCCCTGTTCTGTTCCCCTGGCTCTCGGGGCTGGGAGGAAAAACACAGATGAGGAGAGAGGACTAGCAGCTCAGGGAAGGGGAGCAGGCGGCAGCAGGGGGATGTCTCTCCGGCCCAGTGCTGTGCGGGGTCAGGAAAACCGGACGACCCTATGTCCCTACATCCCCACAACCCCAGCTCCCCGGGGGGGCAGCCCCTCACGCACCTGCATGATAAGCCACGGACCCTCTGCTCCAGCCGGGGTGCCTGTTCTTGGGATAATCCTATTCCAAAGTGGAAAAAGGAAGTTTTGGTACCTCGCACAGGAAATAGGACCCCAGTGTGGCATCAGAACCCTCTATCTTCTGGAACAAGCTACAACCCACCCCCCGCAGGCAACCTCAAGCCTTCAGGCACTGGAGGTTGCAGGGGAAGCTGCAGAATAGGGCTTGGCTTTCCCCACGGGAGCTgcaggcagcccccagccccacatcCAGGCCTCCGCCTGTTGGGGTGTGGTCAGGACACTCTCAGCTCTGAGGGGACCTGGGGTCTGTACCCTTGCAGAGCAGACACATAGGACCACGTCTCAGGTTAAGACCTCCCTCTGCAGCCCGGCCCCCCTCATCTCCCCAAGAGCTCCCGCCCACCCGGCCCAATagccccagggccaggcagcTCCAGAGGCACAAAGCCAGCACTGGTGCCCACCTTCCGGGCCAGCCCCAAGGCGATGTAGCATTTCTCTCCCGGGTCCACGATCTCCACCTCGAAGTAGTGGCTCCGAGTGCTCAGCGGGTGCCGGGCCTGGGCCAGCCCCACGTCCACGATGCTCTTGCCTTTGCCCAGGTACTCCAGCAGCTGCGGGAAGAGCGGGGGAGGGGCGCTGACCACCGCCCTGGAAACCTGGCTCCGAGGCCGCCTGGGGACCAGGGTCCGAGTCTCCCCACAAACCCTGGCTGAAATAAAGGCATCCTAGAAGCACCATGTGCGCCTCAGTGTTCCAGGCGGGCATGGGAggacggggaggggaggggaggacaggagGTGGCAACGCGAGCAGGAGGACTGAGCCCTAAGTTCCCTCTGCCCATCAGCCCAAGACCCCCTTTGCTGCGGGGACCGGATGGCAGATGGCCAAGCACCAGGACCACACAGGGCTCTGGAGACACAGCCCTCACTGCCTCAATCGCCCTGCCAGGAAAGGGCCACCCCGGGGCCCTGAACACCAGGAGACAAGAAGCCTCGGAGGAGGGGAGGCCGCCAGCTTTCTCAGGGAGCCTCACGTGGACGCGGAGGAGGCAGAGGTTAAGGGCCAACTCAGCCGCCTGGGAGAGGGGAGACAGGCTCCGAAGCCAGTTCTGCCTGGGATGGGACGGACGTAATTTCTCGAGGTCTTTGTTTTACTTGGCTTTGAACAGCGCTGTTTGCAGCAGGGTCAGGGAGGTGCCGAGGGGAGCCAGGGGCTCCTTCGTTTAAAgtgagggaggggagcaggcagaGCAAAGCTAGGAAGGCAGCCTTTTCTGCTCCCAGCCTCACAAGGCTTGAAAGAGCCGGGGCAGGGGTGTGGAGGGGAGATGACGGACGGGCTCTCGGGGCTCCTTGGCCCCATGGTGATCCTGCCTGGGCATGATGGGGCGGCAACCCCCAATCTGGGAGGATTTATTTATCAGTTGTCATGGTGATGGTGGGGCTGTGACTCAACCCCATCCCCACTTTCCCCCACCCGAAGCATCACCTGGGACTCCTTAATCCCTTTTTAATTAACCAAACTGCCCCTCAAGACTTTCTTTTaccctcctgcccctccagccctgAAGAAAATGCACTCCCTGGGGACCGTCTCCATTTCTCCCTGGCAAGCCTTGGGGTGCTGGCCTCTTGCCCCCTGAAGGACTCCTGCCTGAACAGGAAAGGCGCACCTGCACCAGAGCCGGAGCCTccatgtgtgcgtgtgcgtgtgtctgtctgtctgtgtgcaGCAGAGGCGGGGGCTGCATCCTCACCACCCCCTGCAGGGAGGCCACAGAGGGGCTTGGCCCCCTTCTTAGCCCTGGGTCCCCGAAGCCTTGCCACCTCAAGGCCATCCCGCCTCCTACCCAGAGAACAGGAGGTGAGGgacagaggtggggtggggggaccaggAGAAGGGCCGGAGGTGTGCAGCAGCCTACCtaactctttcttctctccttgctCCGGCCGGGCCCTCACACGTTTCAGGGTACACTGGCTCTGTGATATTCACACTCCTGGCCCAAGACTCCATGATCTCACACTGCTTTCTTCCATCAGAGAGGGATCCCTACAGGGCGTCTTCTAATTTCCTGGGTATTATTAAGGCCCACACGGTTTGAATTCTGTCTATGGTCCTCTGTGTGCTCTCGGCTCGGCCTGGGTTCCTCCTCTGCGTCTCTCCCCACAA
Above is a window of Sus scrofa isolate TJ Tabasco breed Duroc chromosome 5, Sscrofa11.1, whole genome shotgun sequence DNA encoding:
- the SPRYD3 gene encoding SPRY domain-containing protein 3 isoform X1, whose protein sequence is MRRTRRPRFVLMNKMDDLNLHYRFLNWRRRIREIREVRAFRYQERFKHILVDGDTLSYHGNSGEVGCYVASRPLTKDSNYFEVSIVDSGVRGTIAVGLVPQYYSLDHQPGWLPDSVAYHADDGKLYNGRAKGRQFGSKCNSGDRIGCGIEPVSFDVQTAQIFFTKNGKRVGSTIMPMSPDGLFPAVGMHSLGEEVRLHLNAELGREDDSIMMVDSYEDEWGRLHDVRVCGTLLEYLGKGKSIVDVGLAQARHPLSTRSHYFEVEIVDPGEKCYIALGLARKDYPKNRHPGWSRGSVAYHADDGKIFHGSGVGDPFGPRCYKGDIMGCGIMFPRDYILDSEGEWGVGGGQPGWSGRGRGQYPRSSGSPGLLGDSDDSCDTVILSPTARAVRNVRNVMYLHQEGEEEEEEEEEEDDGEEIEQEHEGKKVVVFFTRNGKIIGKKDAVVPSGGFFPTIGMLSCGEKVKVDLHPLSG